In Pannonibacter sp. XCT-53, the sequence TCACGGCCGAGTTGACCAGCACCAGCGCCAGGAACACGACAACGAAGCCTGGCAGCAGCGGCGGGCGAAGCGATCCGTCGACGGGGGCGGAGCGCCGGTAGGCGAGGGCGATGACCAGCACGACCGGTGCCAGCAGGGTGACCCGGATCAGCTTGACGAGGACTGCGGTGTCGCCGGTTTCCTGCGAGACCGAGAAACCGGCACCGACCACCTGGGCCACGTCATGGATGGTTGCGCCGAGGAAGACGCCCGTGAGGACCGGCCCGAGCCCGAGCGCGCCCGCAAGGATCGGATAGCCGATCATGGCAAGGGTCGAGAGCATGGTCACACCGAACACGGCAAAGACCATGTCGCGCTCGGCCTCCCGGGCGTTGCGCCGCGGCAGCACGGCGGCGATGGCCATGGCTGCCGAGGCGCCGCAGATCGCGACAGCTCCCCCGGTGAGCACGCCGAACGGCGTGGAATGGCCGGTCAGCCGTGCGGCGAGGACACCGAAGCCGATGGTCAGGACCACGGCAGCGAGGAGGACGCCCAGCATCGGCAGGCCGAGGTCGGCAAACATGGTCAGGCTGATCCTGAGACCAAGCAACGCGATGCCCGCACGCAACAGCGCCTTGGCGGCAAACTCCAGCCCTGGACCCATGCGTGGGTCCTCGGCCAGAAAGTGCAGGGCAAGCCCGATCAGGATGGCCAGAAGCATGGCCGGCGCGCCGTAATGCTCCGAGAGGAAGGCGGAGGCGAGCGCGATCAGGACGGAGATGGACAGA encodes:
- a CDS encoding YeiH family protein; this encodes MTAPDPANGEAPLPPAVSPAPNDPITSAAFWRLRFPGLSISVLIALASAFLSEHYGAPAMLLAILIGLALHFLAEDPRMGPGLEFAAKALLRAGIALLGLRISLTMFADLGLPMLGVLLAAVVLTIGFGVLAARLTGHSTPFGVLTGGAVAICGASAAMAIAAVLPRRNAREAERDMVFAVFGVTMLSTLAMIGYPILAGALGLGPVLTGVFLGATIHDVAQVVGAGFSVSQETGDTAVLVKLIRVTLLAPVVLVIALAYRRSAPVDGSLRPPLLPGFVVVFLALVLVNSAVTIPPVITEAANAMSRWALLAAIAAVGVKTSLPNVLTVGRKAIALLVAETVFLAVLILIALELLPLARLDP